AGTACGTCGTATTCAGAGTATCAACTCTCACCGCGATGAGGGTTTCCCAGATATATAACACCTCCAAATACATGTCCGCCGCGCGATGTTATATAGGATGGCTCTCGCGGACTGTTTCTTGACATACCCAAGTCAGACCAGTTGTTGGTCATAACGCCCCCaacttttcgtcttctttcttcccttaACCCCAACTCTTTTcaccattcttcttctcaaattTCTCGACGCCAAAGAGCGAAAGCCGTTTTTCGATATGGCTCCAGGCAAATCTGACATTCCGGACACCGCGTCCATTTCCCAGTCACATGTGGAAGACAAGTCACCATATATGCATCCCGACGAACACCTCAAGAAGCGCTTCACCCTCCTTTCGGTCATCGCATTCGGTTTCACCACCATGAATTCCTGGGTAGCATTCGCCTCTGGTGTCGCCGTCCCGCTTTCATGTGGTGGTGGCCCAGCCCTCATCTACGGCCTCATTGCCGCCGCAGTTGTTAtggtcatcatcaacattggcTTTGCAGAGCTTGCTTCTGCATTCCCATCTGCTGGTGGCCAATATCATATCGTCTACATGACTTTTCCGCCGTCTACACGTCGAGTCGCCGCGTTCTTTACAGGATGGATTTCTGTGATTTATATCATGGCAGCGACGGTGTCGTGCAATCTCTTTGTCGCCGGCTCTATCCTCGACGTCGTGAGTCTGTGGAACGAGGGATACGAAATACAGGCTTGGCATACATATCTATTGCATATTTTGCTCTGTATCATTGCCTTTGTTGTCACTTCTCGATTCCCAACCGCGATTGGCAAGCTGGGAGTGACCATTCTGGTACTTTCCCTTGTTGGATTCGTCGCCTCTCTTGTAACGTTGCTTGCTGTCAAAGACGTCAAACAAACCGCGGATTTTGTGTTCAGAGACTATCAGAATGTCAGCGGGTGGCCAGATGGATGGGCTATCTTCATTGGCATTACAGGCTGCTTATGGGCATATTCTGGAGTTGACGCCGCTACCCACGTCTCTGAAGAAGTACCTAACCCAAGCCGAAATGTCCCTATTGCCATCATTACCACCATGGTCTTGGGTGTCATCACGGTTCTTGCATGGAACATTGCGCTCATGTTTGTTATTACGGATCTTCAGGCCCTCATCGAGTCCGGGGTTCCGATTCTGGAGGTATACAACCAAGCGCTGAACTCAAAAGTGGCTACAACCATCTGGGCCGTGTATTATATGGTCATGTTCTACGATATCgtcctcaatctcttcattttcGCAGGGCGAACAATTTGGTCTCTTTCTCGTGACGGCGGGGTGCCTttctccagcttcatctctcgCCTCAACTGGGCAAGTCCTGTTCGCGCCACCGCGGTTATGCTCGTCCTGCAGATCATTATTGGAGTCCTCTATGTTGCGTCATCTACGGCCTACAGCAGTTTCATCAACCTCACTCTATTTGCGCTCAACATCACGGTCGCATTACCTCAGGCTGCTCTCTTGTTCCGAGGCCGCGGCATTCTCCCCGAGCGAGCCTTTTCTCTGGGCAAGTTTGGCTACATAACCAACGCAGTTGCCACCTTGTTTGTCATTTTCTTCTCAGTCTGTTTCTGCTTTCCCGTGGGTTATCCTGTCACAGCTAGCTCCATGAACTATCTGATTGTAGTTATGGCTGTCGGGCTAGCCGTTACAACGGTTGCATGGGTTGCCAAACTGCGGAAAACCTTTACTGGGCCTAGGTTGGACAACTATGAAGGCGAGTCCGTCCATTAACGTTTCGACTAGACGAACATTTCCTTCTATACGTTTTGGGCTAGATAATGCACTATTAATTCCCCTTATGGTTATTCATCTCTTCTCCGCGAGTGCTAGTTTGCCTCTCACAAACTATTTCCTACAACT
Above is a genomic segment from Trichoderma breve strain T069 chromosome 6, whole genome shotgun sequence containing:
- a CDS encoding amino acid permease domain-containing protein, whose product is MAPGKSDIPDTASISQSHVEDKSPYMHPDEHLKKRFTLLSVIAFGFTTMNSWVAFASGVAVPLSCGGGPALIYGLIAAAVVMVIINIGFAELASAFPSAGGQYHIVYMTFPPSTRRVAAFFTGWISVIYIMAATVSCNLFVAGSILDVVSLWNEGYEIQAWHTYLLHILLCIIAFVVTSRFPTAIGKLGVTILVLSLVGFVASLVTLLAVKDVKQTADFVFRDYQNVSGWPDGWAIFIGITGCLWAYSGVDAATHVSEEVPNPSRNVPIAIITTMVLGVITVLAWNIALMFVITDLQALIESGVPILEVYNQALNSKVATTIWAVYYMVMFYDIVLNLFIFAGRTIWSLSRDGGVPFSSFISRLNWASPVRATAVMLVLQIIIGVLYVASSTAYSSFINLTLFALNITVALPQAALLFRGRGILPERAFSLGKFGYITNAVATLFVIFFSVCFCFPVGYPVTASSMNYLIVVMAVGLAVTTVAWVAKLRKTFTGPRLDNYEGESVH